Proteins encoded by one window of Superficieibacter sp. HKU1:
- a CDS encoding YgjV family protein — MTAYWLAQGVGVIAFLIGITTFINRDERRFKLQLAVYSSVIGLHFFLMGAYPAGMSAELNAIRTVISLRTRRLWVMSVFIALTLILGFSKLHHAMELLPIIGTTVSTWALFRCKGLTTRCVMWCSTACWVAHNFWLGSIGGTLIEGSFLIMNGLNIIRFWRMQKRGIDPFKIEKRVQEESPSAR, encoded by the coding sequence ATGACCGCGTATTGGCTGGCCCAAGGCGTCGGCGTCATCGCCTTTCTGATTGGTATCACCACCTTTATCAACCGTGACGAGCGGCGTTTCAAGCTTCAGCTCGCCGTCTACAGTTCGGTCATTGGGCTGCACTTTTTCCTGATGGGCGCTTACCCGGCGGGCATGAGCGCAGAACTGAACGCTATCCGCACCGTCATCTCCCTGCGCACCCGCAGACTCTGGGTGATGAGCGTGTTTATTGCCCTGACCCTGATCCTCGGCTTCAGCAAACTGCATCATGCGATGGAACTCCTGCCGATTATCGGCACCACCGTCAGTACCTGGGCGCTGTTCCGCTGCAAAGGATTGACCACCCGCTGCGTGATGTGGTGCTCAACCGCCTGCTGGGTCGCGCATAACTTCTGGCTCGGATCGATTGGCGGCACGCTGATTGAAGGCAGTTTCTTGATTATGAACGGGCTGAACATCATTCGTTTCTGGCGGATGCAGAAACGCGGTATCGATCCGTTTAAGATTGAAAAACGCGTACAGGAAGAAAGCCCCTCCGCCCGGTGA
- a CDS encoding altronate dehydratase family protein, with the protein MQYIKIHSQDNVAVALADLENGTEVTVDGQTVTLRQDVVRGHKFALSAIAKGENVTKYGLPIGHALTDIAPGEHIHAHNTRTNLSDLDEYRYQPDFQAEEVQPADREVQIYRRANGDVGVRNELWILPTVGCVNGIARQIQNRFLKETNDAEGTDGVFLFSHTYGCSQLGDDHINTRTMLQNMVRHPNAGAVLVVGLGCENNQVDVFRETLGDFDPERVHFMVLQHQEDEIEAGLEHLHQLYEVMRHDKREPGRLGELKFGLECGGSDGLSGITANPMLGRFSDYVIANGGTTVLTEVPEMFGAEQLLMSHCRDEETFEKLVTMVNDFKQYFIAHNQPIYENPSPGNKAGGITTLEDKSLGCTQKAGSSQVVDVLRYGERLKTHGLNLLSAPGNDAVATSALAGAGCHMVLFSTGRGTPYGGFVPTVKIATNSELAAKKKHWIDFDAGQLIHGKAMPQLLSEFVDTIVDIASGKKACNERNDFRELAIFKSGVTL; encoded by the coding sequence ATGCAATACATTAAGATCCATTCGCAGGACAACGTCGCTGTCGCGCTGGCTGACCTGGAAAACGGCACCGAAGTGACCGTTGACGGTCAAACCGTCACGCTGCGTCAGGACGTGGTGCGCGGGCACAAATTTGCCCTTAGCGCCATTGCGAAAGGGGAAAACGTCACAAAATATGGTCTGCCTATTGGTCATGCGCTGACGGATATTGCGCCAGGGGAACACATTCACGCCCATAACACGCGCACTAACCTCAGCGATCTGGACGAGTATCGCTATCAACCTGATTTTCAGGCTGAAGAAGTACAGCCTGCGGATCGTGAAGTTCAGATTTACCGTCGCGCCAACGGTGACGTTGGCGTGCGTAACGAGCTGTGGATCCTGCCGACCGTCGGTTGCGTTAACGGCATTGCCCGGCAGATCCAGAACCGTTTCCTGAAAGAGACCAACGATGCGGAAGGCACCGACGGCGTTTTCCTCTTCAGCCATACCTACGGCTGTTCGCAACTGGGCGACGATCACATCAACACCCGCACCATGCTGCAAAACATGGTGCGTCACCCGAATGCGGGCGCGGTGCTGGTGGTTGGTCTCGGCTGTGAAAACAACCAGGTCGATGTGTTCCGCGAAACGCTGGGTGATTTCGACCCTGAGCGCGTGCATTTTATGGTCCTGCAACATCAGGAAGATGAAATTGAAGCGGGCCTGGAGCATCTGCATCAGCTTTACGAGGTGATGCGCCACGACAAGCGCGAGCCGGGCAGGCTGGGTGAGCTGAAATTTGGTCTGGAGTGCGGCGGTTCAGACGGCCTTTCCGGGATCACTGCCAACCCGATGCTGGGACGCTTCTCGGATTATGTGATTGCCAACGGCGGGACGACCGTGCTGACCGAAGTACCGGAGATGTTCGGCGCTGAGCAACTGCTGATGAGCCACTGCCGTGACGAAGAGACGTTTGAAAAGCTGGTGACGATGGTCAACGATTTCAAACAGTATTTCATCGCCCATAATCAGCCGATTTACGAAAACCCGTCGCCGGGTAACAAAGCGGGCGGCATCACGACGCTTGAGGATAAATCGCTGGGCTGCACGCAGAAAGCCGGTTCCAGCCAGGTGGTTGACGTGCTGCGCTACGGTGAACGTCTGAAAACTCACGGTCTTAATCTGCTGAGTGCGCCGGGCAACGATGCCGTAGCCACCAGCGCGCTGGCCGGGGCAGGGTGCCATATGGTGCTGTTCAGTACCGGTCGCGGCACGCCTTACGGTGGATTTGTCCCGACGGTAAAAATCGCTACCAACAGTGAACTGGCGGCGAAGAAAAAGCACTGGATTGATTTCGACGCCGGACAGCTTATTCATGGCAAAGCTATGCCGCAGTTACTGAGCGAATTCGTCGATACCATCGTCGACATTGCCAGCGGCAAAAAAGCCTGTAACGAGCGCAACGATTTCCGCGAACTGGCGATATTCAAAAGTGGCGTAACGCTGTAA
- the sstT gene encoding serine/threonine transporter SstT: protein MTTQRTPGLFQRLAQGSLVKQILVGLVLGILLAWISTPAAIAVGLLGTLFVGALKAVAPVLVLMLVMASIANHQHGQKTSIRPILFLYLLGTFSAALVAVVFSFAFPSTLHLTSSANDIVPPSGIVEVLRGLLLSMVANPIDALLNANYIGILVWAVGLGFALRHGNETTKNLVNDMSSAVTFMVRLVIRFAPIGIFGLVSSTLATTGFATLWGYAHLLVVLISCMLLVALVINPLLVFWKIRRNPYPLVFACLRESGVYAFFTRSSAANIPVNMALCEKLNLDRDTYSVSIPLGATINMAGAAITITVLTLAAVSTLGVPVDLPTALLLSVVASLCACGASGVAGGSLLLIPLACNMFGIPNDIAMQVVAVGFIIGVLQDSCETALNSSTDVLFTAAACQAEDERLANNALRS from the coding sequence ATGACGACGCAACGTACTCCGGGGCTATTCCAGCGTTTAGCTCAAGGGAGCCTGGTTAAGCAAATTTTAGTAGGTCTTGTGCTGGGTATTTTACTGGCGTGGATTTCAACGCCAGCGGCGATTGCCGTCGGTTTACTGGGCACGCTGTTCGTCGGCGCGCTTAAGGCCGTCGCGCCAGTGCTGGTATTAATGCTGGTCATGGCATCCATTGCCAATCATCAGCACGGGCAAAAAACCTCGATTCGCCCGATTTTGTTCCTCTACCTGCTGGGGACCTTCTCCGCCGCGCTGGTCGCCGTGGTATTCAGTTTCGCTTTCCCATCAACGTTGCACCTGACCAGCAGCGCCAATGATATTGTGCCGCCGTCTGGTATCGTGGAAGTACTGCGCGGCTTGTTGCTGAGCATGGTCGCGAATCCGATCGATGCCCTGCTTAACGCAAACTATATCGGCATTCTTGTCTGGGCGGTTGGCCTGGGTTTTGCCCTGCGTCACGGTAACGAGACCACCAAAAATCTGGTCAATGATATGTCCAGCGCCGTCACCTTTATGGTACGTCTGGTTATTCGTTTTGCGCCGATTGGGATTTTTGGTCTGGTTTCATCAACCCTGGCCACCACCGGTTTTGCAACGCTGTGGGGCTACGCGCACCTGCTGGTGGTGCTGATCAGCTGTATGCTGCTGGTGGCGCTGGTGATTAACCCTCTGCTGGTGTTCTGGAAAATTCGGCGTAACCCCTACCCGCTGGTCTTTGCCTGCCTGCGTGAAAGCGGCGTTTACGCCTTCTTTACCCGCAGCTCTGCCGCCAATATTCCGGTCAATATGGCGCTGTGCGAGAAGCTGAATCTGGACCGCGATACCTATTCCGTCTCTATTCCGCTGGGCGCAACCATTAACATGGCAGGCGCGGCGATCACCATTACGGTGTTAACCCTGGCGGCAGTCAGCACGCTGGGTGTGCCGGTGGATCTGCCGACTGCATTGTTGCTGAGCGTGGTGGCGTCCCTGTGCGCCTGCGGAGCATCCGGCGTGGCGGGCGGCTCTTTGCTGCTCATTCCACTGGCGTGCAATATGTTTGGCATCCCCAATGATATCGCCATGCAGGTAGTGGCCGTCGGGTTTATTATCGGTGTCCTGCAGGATTCCTGTGAAACGGCGCTGAACTCCTCTACCGACGTGCTGTTCACCGCGGCGGCCTGCCAGGCGGAAGACGAACGTCTGGCGAACAACGCCCTGCGCAGTTAA
- a CDS encoding TerC family protein — translation MNTVGTPLLWGGFAVVVVIMLAIDLLLQGRRGAHTMSMKQAAVWSLVWVTLSLLFNAAFWWYLATTQGRAVADPQALAFLTGYLIEKALAVDNVFVWLMLFSYFAVPAALQRRVLIYGVLGAIVLRTIMIFAGSWLIAQFDWLLYVFGAFLLFTGIKMALAKEDESGIGEKPMVRWLRSHLRMTDKIESEHFFVRKNGLLFATPLLLVLIMVELSDVIFAVDSIPAIFAVTTDPFIVLTSNLFAILGLRAMYFLLAGVAERFSMLKYGLSIILVFIGIKMLIVDFYHIPIAVSLGIVFGVLVVTLLVNVWVNRQHDKKQLMR, via the coding sequence CCATCGATCTCCTGTTACAGGGGCGGCGCGGCGCGCACACCATGTCAATGAAACAGGCCGCCGTCTGGTCTCTGGTCTGGGTCACTCTTTCCCTGCTGTTTAATGCCGCGTTCTGGTGGTATCTCGCCACTACGCAAGGGCGTGCCGTTGCCGATCCGCAGGCGCTGGCGTTTCTTACCGGGTACCTGATCGAAAAAGCCCTGGCGGTGGATAACGTCTTCGTCTGGCTGATGCTGTTCAGCTATTTTGCCGTGCCCGCCGCGCTACAGCGTCGCGTGCTGATCTACGGCGTTCTCGGGGCGATCGTCCTGCGTACCATCATGATCTTCGCTGGCAGCTGGCTGATCGCTCAGTTTGACTGGCTGCTGTACGTCTTCGGTGCCTTTCTGCTGTTTACCGGGATCAAAATGGCGCTGGCGAAAGAAGACGAAAGCGGTATCGGCGAAAAACCGATGGTGCGCTGGCTACGCAGCCATTTACGCATGACGGATAAAATCGAGAGCGAGCATTTCTTCGTGCGCAAAAACGGTCTGCTGTTTGCCACGCCGCTGCTGCTGGTGCTGATTATGGTCGAACTCAGTGACGTGATTTTCGCAGTCGATAGCATCCCGGCTATCTTCGCGGTCACCACCGATCCCTTTATTGTCCTGACCTCAAACCTGTTCGCGATCCTCGGCCTGCGCGCGATGTACTTCCTGCTGGCGGGCGTGGCGGAACGCTTCTCAATGCTGAAATACGGGCTGTCGATCATTCTGGTATTTATCGGTATCAAGATGCTGATCGTCGACTTTTACCATATCCCGATTGCGGTCTCGCTGGGTATCGTGTTCGGCGTTCTGGTGGTCACGCTGCTGGTTAATGTGTGGGTAAACCGCCAGCACGATAAGAAACAGCTCATGCGATAG